From Streptomyces sp. 6-11-2, one genomic window encodes:
- the aceB gene encoding malate synthase A — protein sequence MSAPAPSPLAIVDAEPLPRQDEVLSDAALAFVAELHRRFTPRRDELLARRARRRAEIARTSTLDFLPETAAIRADDSWKVAPAPAALNDRRVEITGPTDRKMTINALNSGAKVWLADFEDASAPTWENVVLGQLNLIDAYTRNIDFTDPGSGKSYALRPNEELATVVMRPRGWHLDERHLVDADGTQVPGAFVDFGLYFFHNAQRLLDLGKGPYFYLPKTESHLEARLWNDVFVFAQDYVGVPQGTVRATVLIETITAAYEMEEILYELRDHAAGLNAGRWDYLFSIVKNFRDGGAKFVLPDRNAVTMTAPFMRAYTELLVRTCHKRGAHAIGGMAAFIPSRRDAEVNKVAFEKVRADKDREAGDGFDGSWVAHPDLVPICLESFDKVLGDKPNQKDRLREDVHVEAADLIAVDSLDAKPTYAGLVNAVQVGIRYIEAWLRGLGAVAIFNLMEDAATAEISRSQIWQWINAGVEFENGEKVTPELAREVAAEELENIRKEIGDEAFAVGHWQQAHDLLLQVSLDEDYADFLTLPAYQQLEG from the coding sequence ATGTCCGCACCAGCGCCGTCCCCGCTGGCCATCGTCGACGCCGAGCCCCTGCCCCGGCAGGACGAGGTCCTCTCCGACGCGGCGCTCGCCTTCGTGGCCGAGCTGCACCGGCGGTTCACGCCGCGCCGCGACGAACTTCTCGCCCGCCGGGCGCGGCGCCGCGCCGAGATCGCCCGCACCTCCACGCTCGACTTCCTCCCGGAGACGGCCGCGATCCGCGCGGACGACTCCTGGAAGGTGGCCCCGGCTCCCGCGGCCCTGAACGACCGCCGGGTCGAGATCACCGGTCCCACCGACCGCAAGATGACCATCAACGCGCTCAACTCGGGTGCGAAGGTCTGGCTCGCCGACTTCGAGGACGCCTCCGCCCCGACCTGGGAGAACGTGGTCCTCGGCCAGCTCAACCTGATCGACGCCTACACCCGGAACATCGACTTCACGGACCCCGGATCCGGCAAGTCCTACGCGCTGCGCCCGAACGAGGAGCTCGCCACGGTCGTCATGCGCCCGCGCGGCTGGCACCTGGACGAGCGCCACCTCGTCGACGCGGACGGCACCCAGGTGCCGGGCGCCTTCGTCGACTTCGGCCTGTACTTCTTCCACAACGCGCAGCGTCTGCTCGACCTCGGCAAGGGCCCGTACTTCTACCTCCCGAAGACGGAGTCGCACCTGGAGGCGCGGCTGTGGAACGACGTGTTCGTCTTCGCCCAGGACTACGTCGGCGTCCCGCAGGGCACCGTGCGCGCCACCGTCCTGATCGAGACGATCACGGCCGCGTACGAGATGGAGGAGATCCTCTACGAACTGCGCGACCACGCCGCCGGACTGAACGCGGGCCGCTGGGACTACCTGTTCTCCATCGTCAAGAACTTCCGTGACGGCGGGGCCAAGTTCGTCCTGCCGGACCGCAACGCGGTCACGATGACGGCTCCGTTCATGCGCGCCTACACCGAACTCCTCGTGCGCACCTGCCACAAGCGCGGCGCGCACGCGATCGGCGGCATGGCGGCCTTCATCCCCTCCCGCCGGGACGCCGAGGTCAACAAGGTGGCCTTCGAGAAGGTCCGCGCCGACAAGGACCGCGAGGCCGGCGACGGCTTCGACGGTTCCTGGGTGGCCCACCCCGACCTGGTGCCGATCTGCCTGGAGTCCTTCGACAAGGTCCTCGGCGACAAGCCGAACCAGAAGGACCGGCTGCGTGAGGACGTGCACGTCGAGGCGGCCGACCTGATCGCGGTCGACTCCCTCGACGCCAAGCCGACGTACGCGGGACTGGTCAACGCCGTCCAGGTCGGCATCCGTTACATCGAGGCCTGGCTGCGCGGGCTGGGCGCGGTCGCGATCTTCAACCTGATGGAGGACGCGGCCACCGCGGAGATCTCCCGCTCGCAGATCTGGCAGTGGATCAACGCGGGCGTGGAGTTCGAGAACGGCGAGAAGGTCACGCCGGAGCTGGCCCGCGAGGTCGCCGCCGAGGAACTGGAGAACATCCGCAAGGAGATCGGCGACGAGGCCTTCGCCGTCGGCCACTGGCAGCAGGCCCACGACCTGCTGCTCCAGGTCTCCCTCGACGAGGACTACGCCGACTTCCTGACCCTGCCGGCCTACCAGCAGCTCGAGGGCTGA